The sequence TGAATTTTAAAAAGAAAGTATATGAATTTTAGAAACTTGTTAGTTTTATCGGTTTTAGCGCTCTTTGTAGGTGCTTGTGGTAAAAATGCCAATATAGGCAGCAGTGCCAAAATGGAGTCAGAACTGGATACCGTTAGTTATGCACTGGGTGCGGATGTAGCAAATAGCTTAAAAGACAGAAACGGACTTACAGAACTCAATTATGAGGCATTTGTAAAAGGAATGCGTGAGGCCTTTGAACAAGATGAGTTAAGTATGGGTGAGGCTGAGAGAAGAAACAGGATCAGAACCTACCTCAAACAATTGTCTCAGAGAAGAAATCAGGAAAACCTTAAGAAGGGAGAGGAATTTCTTGCTGAAAATAAGGAAAATGACGATGTATCAGTTACCGAAAGTGGTTTGCAATATGAGGTAATCGAGGAAGGATCGGGTGTTAGTCCTGATGCCAACGATACCGTGAAGGTCCATTATATCGGAAAGACTATTGATGGCGATACTTTTGATAGTTCTGTTGAAAGAGATGAACCGGCTACTTTTGCTGTAAATCAAGTAATCGAAGGATGGACTGAAGGCCTTCAGCTAATGAAAGAAGGCGCCAAATATAAATTATTTATTCCTACCGATTTGGCTTATGGAACCCGTGTACAACCAGGAGGAGAAATTGAGCCCAATGAGGCTTTAATTTTTGAAGTGGAATTACTGGAAGTCAATAAAGTGCCGGGAACTGAACCGAAAGGCCAAAATACCCAACAGTAAGCCAAACCTTCATAGAACAAGGATCATCCATAAAAGTCTTTCGATCATTCGAAAGACTTTTTTTAATGGCAGAGGATCACCTTCCTTTTTATTATCTCACTACAATTCATGTTGAATCATTGGATCACTGAAATCATGTCACAAATGCAATCTTTATTTGCGTCAATGTGTCACACTATTGGTTTTGGTACGGTGATTGGTGGGAAATGGGTGGAAAACATAAAAAAGAAAGGAGGTTGCAAGATGTTACCAGGAAATAGAAAAAACAGCTTAACCGGAATACTGGATGATGTATTTGAAAGCGATCTGCCTGATGTCTTTGGTTCGATGAGAGGAGTCAATATGCCGGCAGTGAACGTGGTGGAAAATGAAAACAATTACACCATTGAAGTAGCTGCACCGGGCTTGAATAAAGAAGATTT comes from Bacteroidales bacterium and encodes:
- a CDS encoding FKBP-type peptidyl-prolyl cis-trans isomerase, producing the protein MESELDTVSYALGADVANSLKDRNGLTELNYEAFVKGMREAFEQDELSMGEAERRNRIRTYLKQLSQRRNQENLKKGEEFLAENKENDDVSVTESGLQYEVIEEGSGVSPDANDTVKVHYIGKTIDGDTFDSSVERDEPATFAVNQVIEGWTEGLQLMKEGAKYKLFIPTDLAYGTRVQPGGEIEPNEALIFEVELLEVNKVPGTEPKGQNTQQ